Genomic window (Amaranthus tricolor cultivar Red isolate AtriRed21 chromosome 7, ASM2621246v1, whole genome shotgun sequence):
GAAGAAGTATTAATTAAGCATCGTAACTTTGATTTACCAAGTATAATATTCTTGGTATTTTTACAGTGCATCCAGAAGTTGTATCAATTACTGAGAGTCGAATAGTAAAACTTGCAACAACTCATTCACCTGATTTCTTAGGATTACATGAAGAGCATGAAGAGGGTTTCCACGTCAAAGgttctatttggaatatatctTCATGTGGAGACAACATGATTATAGCAAACATTGATTCtggtaaaaatatatattcattttataaatattaatttatcttAGTATATAACCACACACGAGATGGGAGTGTataaaatgagaaggatgaATTGAATCAAATTTAACTAATATAAAACCTTAATCATCTCTTTGAATTgacaaatttgaatttttatcctttacataaatttatttttttaaaactacaCAAAAGGCTATGCAAGTCACGATGAAAATGTTAAGgttcatattaattaattagatgCATTTATGTATGTTTAGGTGTGCACTCAAAACATATTAGCTTTTTCAGCGAAAGTTTAGGGCCTATTCCAAAAAGGTTCAAAGGAGTTTGTGCGAATGAGCATGATCCAATGTTTAAGTGTAATAggtaaatatataatttgtaatgtattcttcaatttaaattttggaATAATTGATAATTAGATAATTGAGTCTTGTCTCAGTTGGTCTTTCACAGATAAGAGTAGACCATGGGTTCAATTCTAACGAACCCCTTTCCTATCCCTACCTTGTAATTAAACGTAGCTAGTCAGTatgacaaaatttaaatttactgATATTAAATGAATTTATAGGTATGTATTATCTTTTGAAGTATAATTTATGTATGTTCATCAGAAAGCTTATAGGGGCACGATACTTCTGCAAAGGTTTGTTGGAAGAAGCCAAGTTATACAATATTACGCTCAATGATACACTAAGCCCTAGAGATAAGGAAGGTCATGGTAGTCACACTCTATCAACAACAGGAGGGAGTTTTGTTAGCGATGCAAGCTTGAATGGGCTAGCAAATGGAACTGCCATGGGACTAGCACCCAAAGCACGACTTGTTGCGTACAAGGTTTTTTGGTCAGGAGCTGCTAGCGACATGGATGTATTAGCTGCTTTTGAAGCTGCCATTGATGATAATGTTGACATTATCAATGTTTCTATGTTTAGGGAAGAACCAGGGTTTCTGGACTCATTTGCTATTGGTAGTTTTCATGCTATGAAAAATGGTATCCTTACAATTGCATCAGCTGGGAACACAGGACCTGCTCTTGGAACTGTTTTGAACGTCTACCCATAGATGTTAACGTTGCTGCCAGCACAATTGATAGAGAGTTCTTTTCTAATCTCTTACTTGGGAACAATATAACCATTAAGGTAATATAAAGCAATaaagattataataataataataataataataataataataataataataataataataataataataataataataataataataataataagttaattaatgaataaatgTATGTATTCTAATACTATGCAGGCATCACGATACTTTGATTTACAAGTTCTTGATTCAAAAACGTTTTATCCATTGATAATTGGTATAGAATCACGCGTTTCTGGAGCTAATATTAATGACGTGTGAGTTGCTCAAATTGCTAAAATTGTAACCAATTAAATGGATGGCCTTTtccaatataaattaaattaattaacatgTATAAATCAGGTTACATTGTCAAGATGGATCTTTAGATGCCAACAAAATGGTCGGAAAGATAGTAGTATGTGGTTATAATGGAACAACTGCCGTTCAAACTATAACAAGTATTAGTATTAAAAAAGCTGGAGGTATTGGATTTATCTTTGTTAAGGACGAGAAAGTAGTATCTGAAATTTTCCTAAATATACCCCGTGCCATCTCTACTGCTTTGATTAGCTACAATGATGGTCAAACTCTTTTTTCTTACATCAACTCTACCAGGTAAGTTCTTTGATTACCTATGACCTTACTTAAAAGTGGTACTCACAAACCTGTATTCAAAGCtacttatattataatttttttataatttttattatgttattaGGACACCAATTGTATCCTTTGGTGAAGCAATAACTTCATTAGGCATAAAGTCTGCTCCTATTATGGCTGATTTCTCATCAAGGAGTCCTCATCCACACTATTTTAGTTCTGGTGTTTCAAAGGTATGTGTTGATCATTTATCTACGTTATATCATTCTACAaggtaaatttaaaaaagatgtttttttaattatcttaaaaagATTATGCATAGCCATTTTGTTTCTCAAATCCATGCAGCCTAATGTAACAGCTCTGGGTGTAGATATCCTAGCAGCTACTTCTAATTCcttagaaaaaaaagaaaatccatTTGTGCTGATGTCCGGAACATCAATGTCAAGCCCTCATGTCAGTGGTATTGCAACTCTAATA
Coding sequences:
- the LOC130818619 gene encoding LOW QUALITY PROTEIN: subtilisin-like protease SBT5.4 (The sequence of the model RefSeq protein was modified relative to this genomic sequence to represent the inferred CDS: inserted 1 base in 1 codon; substituted 1 base at 1 genomic stop codon), with protein sequence MSILMRLSFHLIIIVLSTQSVPTFAVPKNYIIYMGSHLSASTPCLAFFHIIKIVYSFNKYFNCFAATLQEEEARKLAMHPEVVSITESRIVKLATTHSPDFLGLHEEHEEGFHVKGSIWNISSCGDNMIIANIDSGVHSKHISFFSESLGPIPKRFKGVCANEHDPMFKCNRKLIGARYFCKGLLEEAKLYNITLNDTLSPRDKEGHGSHTLSTTGGSFVSDASLNGLANGTAMGLAPKARLVAYKVFWSGAASDMDVLAAFEAAIDDNVDIINVSMFREEPGFLDSFAIGSFHAMKNGILTIASAGNTGPALGTVLNVYPXMLTLXASTIDREFFSNLLLGNNITIKASRYFDLQVLDSKTFYPLIIGIESRVSGANINDVLHCQDGSLDANKMVGKIVVCGYNGTTAVQTITSISIKKAGGIGFIFVKDEKVVSEIFLNIPRAISTALISYNDGQTLFSYINSTRTPIVSFGEAITSLGIKSAPIMADFSSRSPHPHYFSSGVSKPNVTALGVDILAATSNSLEKKENPFVLMSGTSMSSPHVSGIATLIKKIHPDWSTTAIQSSLMTTATPLDKKGMPIRDNDGVSEATPLAYGSGHIRPNLAMDPGLVYDMNEYDYLNLLCAINHNNTILEKFSKQHSYDCPRNFSALDLNYPSIYVPEFTGNAIINRKLKNVGQPSTYLPRIEAPHGVSIIVEPDTLVFSEHNQQVPFKLTLIGNLNLLSSDYIFGSLVWCDAKHVVRTPIIVKPKKI